One genomic region from Candidatus Mesenet endosymbiont of Agriotes lineatus encodes:
- a CDS encoding porin yields MRNLYFIILILYISYGHNCHATKIIISSEDKYAELEGSTSFSIGHIENNEERFSDDKNGTILLDSNIGFLYVRKKDNVDNLGAKVKLSTKFTSFKPKPLEINIDEAHIFFATRNRGTMKLGFDDTISRSMGSKMYFGAGGVNGRWADLANLRGFNKADDGSGYDTGGIFWVKPDLYIDYKGLKSLRVSYYSPKIRGVQIGFNYLPEDAEYQRIVSGGITYSNCAFQNINYSLSLTGELANKNSAKKLNKLQTWNAGLDLQYKNIRYVISYGNIGNSGRKNSPETYYINTGIAYYHNNWRGSFMHFISTRGNNNFLSWSINWEKYLTKNSSCYIDFIKFNTQEPADSSNSGHVFLVGLKSNF; encoded by the coding sequence ATGAGAAACCTATATTTTATTATCTTGATTTTGTACATATCGTACGGACATAATTGCCATGCTACTAAGATAATCATAAGCAGTGAAGATAAATATGCAGAGCTGGAAGGAAGCACTAGTTTTAGCATAGGACATATAGAAAATAACGAAGAACGTTTTAGTGATGATAAGAATGGTACAATTTTACTAGATTCAAATATTGGTTTTCTTTATGTACGTAAAAAAGACAATGTAGATAATCTTGGTGCCAAGGTAAAACTATCAACGAAATTTACATCTTTTAAGCCTAAACCTCTGGAAATAAATATAGATGAAGCGCACATCTTTTTTGCAACGCGAAATAGAGGTACGATGAAACTTGGCTTTGATGATACTATAAGTAGAAGCATGGGTTCGAAAATGTACTTTGGAGCTGGAGGAGTAAATGGAAGATGGGCAGATCTTGCAAATCTTAGAGGATTCAATAAGGCAGATGATGGTTCGGGGTATGATACAGGTGGTATATTTTGGGTCAAACCAGATTTATATATTGACTATAAGGGACTTAAATCTCTAAGAGTGAGTTATTACTCTCCCAAAATACGTGGAGTGCAAATAGGTTTTAATTATCTGCCTGAAGATGCAGAATATCAAAGAATAGTAAGTGGAGGAATTACTTATAGTAATTGTGCTTTTCAAAACATCAATTATTCACTATCTCTAACTGGTGAATTAGCTAACAAGAATTCAGCTAAAAAATTAAATAAACTACAGACATGGAATGCTGGCTTAGATCTGCAGTATAAGAACATAAGATATGTCATTTCATATGGCAACATCGGTAATTCTGGGCGCAAAAACTCTCCTGAAACTTATTACATAAACACTGGCATTGCTTACTACCATAATAATTGGCGTGGTAGTTTTATGCATTTTATAAGTACTAGGGGGAATAACAATTTTCTTTCATGGTCTATAAACTGGGAGAAATATTTAACAAAAAATTCTTCATGTTATATAGATTTTATAAAATTCAATACCCAAGAACCTGCAGATAGTAGTAACTCAGGGCATGTGTTTTTGGTTGGTTTAAAATCTAATTTTTAA
- the uvrA gene encoding excinuclease ABC subunit UvrA codes for MDEFIRIKGAREHNLCNIDVDIPKNKLIVISGLSGSGKSTLAFDTIYAEGQRRYVESLSAYARQFLNMHDKPDVESITGLSPAISINQKSIIKNPRSTVGTATEIYDYLRLLYARIGTAYSPATGRPITKQTTTQIVDAIQALPMETKIYILAGIVRGRKGEHQKEILEVKKQGYTRLKINEKIYNIDDLPQLDKNKKHDIFVVVDRISVTADLDNRMPSSVEAALKLGCGLIHVEIVNLPDNLDYNCGQILAFSENLACLESGFTIEEIEPRLFSFNSPYGACSMCDGLGKKSDIDIKLIVPDENLSIADGALKPIGPIKGSAIHPYSYIVEDAISALAKLYNFDLNQPWIQLSQSAKNAILFGSGNQEISYRFTAKKPFPGLITLLKNEQNIERYYGTIYCNSCQGFRLKKEALSIKIHEKHIGEVAKLSIDEALLWFQKLPTVLTEQQNQISEKILNEITNRLSFLKNVGLDYLTLERESGTLSGGESQRIRLASQIGSGLTGILYVLDEPSIGLHQCDNDLLIKTLKDLRDVGNTVIVVEHDEDTIMNADYVIDIGPGAGINGGKIVAQGTPKEIKKNPSSITGQYLSKSKVIPIPKRRKSSGKYIEVIGACENNLHDVNVKFPIGNFICVTGVSGGGKSSLVIETLYKYAAHRIYGASQPYGKCTAIKGLEYIDKIIEIDQSPIGRTPASNPATYVGLFTHIRNWFANLQESRARGYKVGRFSFNTKGGRCEACKGDGYLTIEMHFLPDVYIKCEQCKGFRYNRETLEITYKGKSIADILNMTVDQACDFFANMQIIKEKLVSLQEVGVGYIKLGQPSTTLSGGEAQRIKLSKELSKRATGKTLYILDEPTTGLHFEDISNLLKILHKLADLGNTVIVIEHNLHVIKTADHIIDIGPGGGIRGGHVVAACPPDEIINIPESITGKYLNPYLVATPAI; via the coding sequence ATGGATGAGTTTATTCGGATAAAAGGTGCCAGGGAACACAATTTATGCAATATTGACGTTGACATACCAAAAAATAAGTTGATTGTGATCAGTGGGTTAAGTGGTTCTGGAAAATCTACACTTGCTTTTGATACGATATATGCAGAAGGCCAGCGCCGCTATGTGGAAAGCCTTTCAGCTTATGCCCGTCAATTTTTAAACATGCATGATAAACCTGATGTTGAATCAATCACTGGCTTGTCACCAGCAATATCAATCAATCAAAAATCGATAATTAAAAATCCAAGATCAACTGTAGGCACAGCAACTGAAATTTATGATTACCTACGCCTTTTGTACGCTCGTATTGGTACTGCATATTCTCCAGCAACGGGTAGGCCAATTACAAAACAAACTACAACTCAAATAGTAGATGCAATACAGGCTCTACCTATGGAAACAAAAATATATATCCTTGCAGGGATTGTGCGTGGTCGAAAAGGTGAACATCAAAAAGAAATACTGGAAGTAAAAAAGCAAGGATATACTAGACTAAAAATTAATGAAAAAATATATAATATTGATGATTTACCACAACTAGATAAAAATAAAAAACATGATATATTTGTTGTAGTAGATAGGATATCCGTAACAGCTGACCTAGATAATCGTATGCCCAGTAGCGTTGAGGCGGCGCTGAAACTTGGTTGTGGCCTCATTCATGTTGAAATTGTAAATCTGCCAGATAACTTAGATTATAACTGCGGTCAAATATTAGCTTTTTCAGAAAATCTTGCCTGCCTAGAGTCTGGTTTTACAATTGAAGAAATAGAGCCACGGCTTTTTTCCTTTAATAGTCCTTATGGTGCATGTAGCATGTGTGATGGTCTTGGGAAAAAATCAGATATTGATATAAAGCTTATCGTGCCGGATGAAAACTTATCCATTGCCGATGGTGCTTTAAAACCGATAGGTCCTATAAAAGGTTCCGCTATACATCCTTACTCATATATAGTAGAAGATGCAATATCAGCACTGGCAAAATTATATAATTTTGATCTCAATCAGCCATGGATTCAACTTAGTCAAAGTGCAAAAAATGCAATTCTTTTTGGCTCTGGTAATCAGGAAATTAGCTATAGGTTTACTGCAAAGAAGCCCTTTCCTGGCCTAATTACCTTGCTAAAAAATGAGCAAAATATAGAAAGATATTATGGCACTATCTATTGTAATAGTTGCCAAGGGTTTAGGTTAAAAAAAGAAGCGCTGTCAATTAAAATACATGAAAAACATATAGGTGAAGTTGCAAAGCTCTCTATTGATGAAGCTTTATTGTGGTTTCAAAAATTGCCTACAGTGCTAACTGAACAACAAAATCAGATATCAGAGAAAATATTAAATGAGATAACAAACCGCCTAAGTTTTCTTAAGAATGTAGGGCTGGATTATTTAACACTTGAGCGTGAGTCAGGAACGCTATCTGGTGGTGAAAGTCAAAGGATTAGGCTTGCATCACAAATTGGCTCAGGTCTCACTGGCATATTGTATGTTCTAGATGAACCATCTATTGGTTTGCATCAATGCGACAATGACTTGCTGATAAAAACTTTAAAAGATTTAAGGGATGTTGGCAATACGGTTATAGTGGTTGAGCATGATGAAGATACAATTATGAATGCAGATTATGTAATCGATATTGGTCCAGGAGCTGGAATAAATGGTGGTAAAATAGTTGCTCAAGGTACACCAAAGGAAATTAAAAAGAATCCAAGTAGCATAACAGGTCAATATTTAAGTAAAAGTAAAGTAATTCCCATACCAAAAAGGCGCAAAAGTTCAGGTAAATACATTGAGGTAATCGGTGCATGTGAGAACAATTTACACGATGTAAATGTCAAATTCCCTATTGGTAATTTCATTTGTGTTACTGGAGTATCAGGTGGGGGAAAGTCAAGTTTAGTTATTGAAACGTTGTATAAATATGCAGCACATAGAATATACGGTGCTTCCCAGCCATATGGAAAATGCACTGCTATTAAAGGACTTGAATATATAGATAAAATTATAGAAATAGATCAATCTCCAATAGGAAGAACACCGGCATCAAATCCGGCAACTTATGTTGGTTTATTTACTCACATAAGAAATTGGTTTGCAAATTTACAAGAATCTAGAGCTCGTGGGTATAAAGTAGGCAGATTTTCTTTTAACACAAAAGGTGGAAGATGTGAAGCGTGCAAGGGAGATGGATATCTAACAATAGAGATGCATTTTTTACCTGATGTTTATATTAAATGTGAGCAATGCAAAGGATTTAGGTATAATCGTGAGACTTTAGAAATCACGTATAAAGGTAAGTCAATAGCTGATATTTTAAATATGACAGTTGATCAAGCATGTGACTTTTTTGCAAATATGCAGATCATCAAAGAGAAACTAGTTTCTCTTCAGGAGGTGGGCGTAGGTTATATAAAACTTGGCCAGCCATCAACTACTCTATCTGGAGGTGAAGCACAGAGAATAAAACTATCTAAAGAATTATCAAAACGCGCTACCGGTAAGACCTTATACATTCTTGATGAACCAACAACTGGCTTGCATTTTGAAGATATAAGTAATCTCCTCAAAATATTACATAAGTTAGCTGACCTAGGTAACACAGTTATAGTAATTGAACATAATTTGCATGTGATTAAAACTGCAGATCATATTATAGATATCGGCCCGGGAGGAGGAATAAGAGGAGGGCATGTCGTTGCTGCTTGCCCTCCAGATGAGATAATTAATATTCCAGAGAGTATAACTGGTAAGTATTTAAATCCATACCTTGTGGCTACCCCCGCCATATAA